Part of the Candidatus Goldiibacteriota bacterium HGW-Goldbacteria-1 genome is shown below.
AAGACGGGAAGAATTTCGCGATAGACTGCGGAATGATACAGGGCAAAAGGAAAGAAAGTTATGAAAGAAACAGGCATTTTCCGCTGCCGCCGTCAGATGTACAGTCAATGATACTTACCCACGCGCATATTGACCATTCAGGCAACATACCCACCTTTACTTCGCAGGGTTTTAAAGGGGACATCTATTCCACTTATGCCACAAAAGACTTATGTTCAATAATGCTGCCGGATTCCGCGTTTGTCCAGTTAAAAGACCTTGAATACGTAAACAGAAAAAGGATTAAACAGGGCAAAGCGCCGTTTGACCCGCTGTACACGGAAGCTCAGGCAGAGGCCGCTTTAAAGCAGTTTGTTCCAAAAAACCTTGGGGAAAATTTTCCGCTTACAGACGGCCTTTACGCATACCTGCTTAACGCGGGGCACATTCTGGGTTCTTCTATGGCTGTTGTAAAACTTAAAGAGGGTAATAAAAAAATTAAAATATGTTTTTCGGGCGATTTAGGAAGAAGTTCGCTGCCCATTTTGAAAGACCCGGATGAAGTATATGATGTGGATTATCTGATACTTGAAAGTACTTACGGCAGCAGGGATCATAAAGCTATTGATACAGCGCAGGACAGGCTGTCAATGATAATAACAGAGACCTATAGAAAGAACGGCAGGGTGATAATACCGGTATTTGCGGTAGAGCGGGCGCAGGAAATGCTTTATGTTTTAAATCAGCTTGCAATCGCGAATAAAATACCGGCTATGCCCATATTTGTGGACAGCCCGCTTGCCATAGAAGCGACAGAAGTCTTTAAGAAACATTCAGAGTGTTTTGACGAAAAAATGATGGAATATATTGCCAATAATAATAATCCGTTTTATCTGGAACTTGTAAAGTACACAAGGGACGTGGATGAATCAATGGCTATTAACGAGTATAAGAAGCCGTGTATAGTGCTTTCCGCGCAGGGTATGTGCGAAGCCGGCAGGATACTGCACCATTTAAAAAACGGAGTGGATAATCCTAATAACACCATTCTTTTTGTGGGATATCAGGCGGCAAATACCCTTGGCAGAAAGATTGTGCAGGGTGACAGAAACATAAAAATTTTCGGCGAGCCGCACACGGTGCAGGCAAGGGTGGAAAAGATAGACGAATTTTCAGGACACGCGGGCCAGTCTGACCTTGTGGAATTCGTGAAAAAAGCATCGGGGCCAAAGTTAAAAAAAGTGCTGCTGGTTCACGGGGAAGAAGATGAACAGGCAGATCTTATGAGAGTATTAAAAGCCGCCGGGATTGAAAATGTTTACAATCCCGAGCCGGGATACGTAGAGGTGATAGACCCTTGATTAAATTCAGCAGGGTATTTAAAGTTTATGAAAAAAACATACAGGCGCTGACTGACATTAATTTTGAAGTGGAAAAGGGCGAATTTGTATTTTTAACCGGGCCTTCCGGCGCGGGAAAAACCACAATTTTAAAACTTCTTTACAGGGAAGAAACCCCGGATATGGGCAGCATTGTGGTGGACAATACGGATATTTCACACCTTTCCCACGGCAAGGTGCCGTTTTACAGGCGCGGGATTGGTTTTGTATTTCAGGATTTTAAACTTATTTTTGAAAGAAGCATCTATGAAAATCTGGCGCTGCCGCTTGAAATCACGGGAGCGCCGGAAAAATTCATAAAACATACTGTCATGGAAAGCCTTGAAAAAATAGGGCTTGCAGGCAGGGAAGACCATAATCCGTGGCATATTTCCGGCGGAGAAAAACAGAAAGTGGCTATAGCAAGGGCGCTTATAATGTCGCCGCCCGTGCTGTTAGCCGATGAGCCCACCGGTAATCTGGACGAAACAAGCGCGTCGGAAATAATGAAAATGTTTAAGGACGCGAACGCGAAAGGCACAACCGTGCTTATGGCAAGCCATAACAAGGAAATAATTTCAAACAGCGGGTTTCGGTCCATAAAACTGCGCGGCGGGAGAATAGAAGAATGAGGCTGTTTAAAGAGGTTGCCCTTAACTTTAAAAGAAGCGGGTTTATGAGTTTTGTTTCCATAGGCACAATTATACTGGCTGTCACCATGCTGGGCGGATTTTATATAATTCACACAGTGGTTAACTTTGCCGCGGATGAAATGCAGAATAAGGTTGAAGCTGTAGTGTTTTTAAAGGACGGCACATCCGCCGAAGAGATAAAGATGCTTGGCGATGAGATTGCGGCAATGAACGGGATAAAAGAAGCCCGGTATATTTCCAAAGACGACGCGTATCAGGACTTTTCAAAAGACCCGGAAATGCAGAAAATTCTTGCGTCGTTTGAGGGCAATCCGCTGCCGGATTCCATATCGGTAAAATTTACGGAATATAAAGCTCAGGAGATTAAAAACGCTGTAAGCGTGTTACGGTCAAAATCTTCGGTTGAAGAGGTGGAATACGGGGCCGCTGAAATAGAGCACCTTTTAAACGTAATCAACGCGGTAAAATACATAGCGGGGGCGGCGGGTATAATTTTCATGATTGCCGCGCTGCTTGTAGTGTCCAATATAATAAAATTAACCATCTATAACAGAAGGCAGGACATTTACGTGTTAAAAATGGTGGGCGCTACAGGGGCGGATATACGCCTGCCGTTTATCCTTGAAGGGCTTATACACGGCTTTCTGGGCGGGGTTATGGGCTGGCTTATACTGTATGGCGTGGTGTCTTTTCTGATGTTTCAGGTGCAGAAGGAAACCGGTATAGATTTATCGGCGTTTTACGCGTTTGATAAAACCATTTTATCCGCCGAATTTATACTTGGAATGACAGGCGCGGGGTCGCTGCTGGGTTTAACCGGAAGTTTAATGTCGCAGGGAAGGATATTTAAGTGAAGTTAAGCAGGTTATTGGTTTTAACATTCGCGGTTTTATTCTTTGCCGCAGGGCTTTTTGGGGCGCAGGCAAAGGATTACAGAAAAATATTAAAGGATAAAAAAAGCGAACTTAGCGATGTTAAAAAGAGGATTGAACAGGAACGAAAAAAAATAGCCGCGGAAAAAAAACAGGAAAAACTGACGGCAGGTTCTCTTAGAGGTATTGAAAAAGAAATTGATATCACCCGCAAGGAATTAAGGGTCTTTGATAACAATATAAGCGTGGTCACTGAAGGGATAAAAGAGATAGAAACAAGGATAGCGCAGGCAGAAAAAGAGATGCAGGACAGGGAAAATGACGTAAAAGAGATGCTTGCAAAACAGTATAAGAAAAAGGAAGACGGTTACATAAAACTTATCTTTAAATCCAAAGATATGGGGCAGCTTATCAGGCGGTACAAGTTCACCAAAATTCTGGGCAGAAAAAATGTTGAAAAAATAAATACGTATAAAAATCTGGTTATTGAACTTGAAAATGATAAAGCGGCCCTTGTGGAATACGGCAATGAACTTAAAGCGCTGAAAAATGAAAAGAAAGACCGCGAAAAAAGGATACAGAACGAAATATGGCGCAAACACGTTACCCTTAAGAATATCAGGAATAATATAAACCGCAGGACGCAGATGTTAAAGGAACTTGAAAAAAGCGCCGCGAACCTTACAAAACTTATGGAAAAACTGCGCGTAAGCGCGGATTTATCTGACGCAAGCGCGGCAGAGGCGTTTGGGAAAAAACGGGGAAGTTTCCCGTGGCCGGTGGACAGCAGGAACATACTTGCCAGGTTTGGCAAATTCAAACACCCTAAATTTGGAAGCATAATTTATAACAGGGGAATTCACATAGGCGCCAAGTACGGAATGCCCGTATATTCGGTGTTTTCAGGGATAGTAAAATACGCTGACTGGTTTGAAGGCTACGGAAAAATGATAGTTATTCAGCACGGCGGCGGCTACTACACGGTTTACTGCCATCTCTCTGAAATATTGGTTAGTGAAGGGTCAAAGGTGGGCATTAAGAACGTGATAGCCAAAACCGGCGACACAGAGTCATTTTATGGGGATGAGTTATACTTTGAAATAAGAAACAGCCAGGGCACCGTCGACCCGCTTAAATACCTGATGAGGTAATAATCTTTTGTGTTTTATTGTTTTATATTTTTTTTTGCTTTGCTAGCCGCACCCTTTAGGGTGCGTTGTTTAGATTTATGTACTGGTAGACGCGGGTCTTTAGCCCGCGGTAGTTGATTTGTTTTTAGATGAGAACAAAAGGGCAGCTAAAGGTTGTAGTATCGGCAGAAATGCCAAGTGGAAAAAGAACATGATAACAAACAATAAATGTGATAATAAACGTGATAATAAGAAATAAGCCGCAGGTTTCAGTTTGGGCGGTTGGTTTTTATCTCTAGATTTGGTAGGCGCACCTTTTAAGGTGCGGCAGTTGAATTAATATAAATCTAAAAGATCCGCGGGCTAAAGACCCGCGTCTACCAAAACGAAAAACTAATACAAAACAAACAAATCCAAAACAGAACACGCGCCTTAAAAGGCGCGGTTACCAGGGATAAAGACAGGGCTAAAAGATCCGCGGGCTAAAGACCCGCGTCTACCAAGACTGGAAAAAAGACTAAGACTTTATCTCTTCACCCTTAACAGCGCCATTACTCCCAGCCCGGCGAAGACAATATTGGATATCCATGCGGACAGTATAGGGGACAGCATGGATGCTTTTCCCATTGACAGCCCTATTGTGACAAAACCCATGTAGAAAAATGATACTATAATAGTGACAACAAACCCGATAGCCGCGTTAACGAAAGAACGCTGGGTGGAAAACATAAAGGGGATTGATATGCCTAAAAGCGATAATATAAAAGTGGCGAAAGGGTAGGCGATTTTAAGGTGAAAGTTAACCTCTTCTTCATTATATTTAAAGCCGCTTGATTTTAGGGTGTTGATGATTTTTCTTAACCTGAATATGTTAATGGCAAGCGTGTCGTCAAAGGACTGTTTTTTTACTATGAAATCTTCCGGCGCGTCGGATACGTGAAGTTCTTTGCTTTTAAAGATATTTGTATCTGTCTCCGCGCCGTCTTTAAAACGCCTTTCCACGCCGTTTTTAAGCGTCCAGGTGCCGCCCTGCCAGACGCCCTCTTTGGCGTCAAGGCGGTAAGTAATGTTAAATTCTTTGTCTATTTCAAGGATGCAGATACCTTTCATCTGGCCCACAAGGCCGTCAAAATACTTTATATAAAAGACCTTTCCGTCAGACGCCAGCTTTGCAAGGTCGTGTGACACCTGCATTGAAGATATGTTCTTTTTTTCTATTTTGACGTCCTTAATATAAGCGGCGTTTTCATAGCTCTTTGAAACAAGGGTCTCGTTTGTCACCATCGCGGCGGCGCTTACCAGAAATGCCAGCACAAGCACGGGCATGGCAATGTTCCTGAAATCTATGCCGGCTGATTTCATGGCTGTAAGTTCGTTATTGCGGCTAAGCTGGCTGAACACAAACAGTATTGACAGAAGCATGGCAAAAGGGATTGCCTGCGAAGCCAGAAAGGGGACGCGAAGTACATAATAATATAAAAGCAGAAATAAAGAAGGTTTATGCGCAAGCAGAATAGGAAGCTCGTCTATCAGGTTGGACACCATTATAAAGACCACAATGCCGGAAAGAATTACAGCGAAAGCTTTTATTATCTCTGTCAGGATATATTTATGAAGTATTTTCATTTTTGCACCCGCTTGCTTTGTATTTTTACCGCAATATAAGGCATAAATATGGCGATAAAAAGCACAAGGCTTATTGCAATCATGGCAAGGTTAGGCAGCCATGCCGCGGTAAAGTGGTTCCATTTTCCCGAATAACCGTAAGACTGTCCCACTGAAAGCAGTATGTAATATAAAAATATTAAAACCAGCGAGAAACTTATGGCGGTTATCTTGCCGCCTTTCTTTGTAAGCAGCCCAAGTGGTATGCCTATTATGGCAAACGCTATTACAGCGAAGGGAAGCGAGAATTTCTTGTGCAGCTCCAGAATAACCCAGTTTTTGTCGTGCCTGCTCTGCGGCCCCTTCTTCATTTCTGTATAAAGTTCCTGTGCTGTCATTTCGCGGGAACCTTTTAAATCATCAGCCACGTTCTTTTTTCGCATGGCGCCCTGTATGTCAAGGTCCACGTAATTGACGGCGAAAAAGATTGAATTTAACCGTTCCGGTTCCGTGAAAGAACCTGTCTGAAGCACGCCGTTTTTTAACTTAAGCGC
Proteins encoded:
- the ftsE gene encoding cell division ATP-binding protein FtsE, whose amino-acid sequence is MRRGDRPLIKFSRVFKVYEKNIQALTDINFEVEKGEFVFLTGPSGAGKTTILKLLYREETPDMGSIVVDNTDISHLSHGKVPFYRRGIGFVFQDFKLIFERSIYENLALPLEITGAPEKFIKHTVMESLEKIGLAGREDHNPWHISGGEKQKVAIARALIMSPPVLLADEPTGNLDETSASEIMKMFKDANAKGTTVLMASHNKEIISNSGFRSIKLRGGRIEE
- a CDS encoding MBL fold metallo-hydrolase, translating into MLKLKFSGAAREVTGSFHIIEKDGKNFAIDCGMIQGKRKESYERNRHFPLPPSDVQSMILTHAHIDHSGNIPTFTSQGFKGDIYSTYATKDLCSIMLPDSAFVQLKDLEYVNRKRIKQGKAPFDPLYTEAQAEAALKQFVPKNLGENFPLTDGLYAYLLNAGHILGSSMAVVKLKEGNKKIKICFSGDLGRSSLPILKDPDEVYDVDYLILESTYGSRDHKAIDTAQDRLSMIITETYRKNGRVIIPVFAVERAQEMLYVLNQLAIANKIPAMPIFVDSPLAIEATEVFKKHSECFDEKMMEYIANNNNPFYLELVKYTRDVDESMAINEYKKPCIVLSAQGMCEAGRILHHLKNGVDNPNNTILFVGYQAANTLGRKIVQGDRNIKIFGEPHTVQARVEKIDEFSGHAGQSDLVEFVKKASGPKLKKVLLVHGEEDEQADLMRVLKAAGIENVYNPEPGYVEVIDP